Proteins encoded within one genomic window of Bombina bombina isolate aBomBom1 chromosome 1, aBomBom1.pri, whole genome shotgun sequence:
- the LOC128654652 gene encoding tyrosine recombinase XerD-like isoform X1 encodes MLGIQGVQPLDQGIHSPIAATQGAHAHSLNHAQSISQACHNPIVDQQGVNAQTSANGQSVSQGFHTPLHIAHPPLATDNPDTSIGQSARQILSLLQGAIGSQSAAKTRTNTATVMSGADAEVPSSITAGAAATTSTAQQGSSGLALQNQPAGQPVSSMGQGPPAISHARPSWIALLPLVRSSLAPSTWHAYARMWSEWDDFCASRGADAAQGSRDNLHDWLVSLHASGARQGAIQSKLAALSFFYRALAIPDPTNSFFIRQVIKGWGRSQQRKIDTREPITRDRLERLLLALDVVCRSDFEALLFKTAFNLAFAAALRVSEVVAPSKQASGAGIQLQHVRAAPDSLLLFLPRSKTDQEGKGTWIPVHPQVNSACCPVNCVNLYLAQRPPGPGQFLVHADGRSLSKFQFGRVLKLAAVQAGLDASRLAPHSFRIGAATNAAQAGSSCEDIKRIGRWRSNCFRTYVRPIV; translated from the exons ATGTTAGGCATACAAGGAGTACAACCCCTTGATCAGGGTATCCACTCCCCCATTGCAGCCACGCAgggcgctcatgcacactcattaaaccatgcacaatcaataagccaggcatgccataaccctattgtagaccagcagggtgtgaatgctcagacatctgcgaatggacagtcagtgagtcagggatttcatacaccacttcatatagctcatccaccccttgctactgataatccagacacatccattgggcaaagtgctcgccaaattctttctcttttgcagggggcaattggatcacaaagtgcagcaaaaacacggaccaacactgccacagtcatgagtgGGGCGGATGCAGAAGTTCCAAgcagcattacagcaggagcagcagccaccacttccactgcacagcaagggtcttcaggactcgccctccaaaaccagccagcaggccagcccgtttccagcatgggtcagggacctcctgccattagtcacg ctcgtccttcctggatagccttactgccgttggtccgctcctccttagcaccatccacttggcacgcctatgcccgcatgtggtctgaatgggacgatttctgtgcgtccaggggagccgacgctgctcaggggtctagggacaacttacatgattggctggtgagtttgcatgcctctggggcccgtcagggggcaatacagtccaaattggccgccctctcatttttctatagggcattagccattcctgacccaaccaattccttttttattaggcaggtgatcaagggttggggcagatcgcagcagcggaaaatagacacgcgcgaacccatcacccgcgaccgcctggagcgtttgctcttggcgctcgacgtggtctgtagatcagattttgaagccctactcttcaaaactgcgtttaatctggcctttgccgccgctcttagagttagtgaggtagtagcaccctccaagcagGCGTCTGGGGCAGGTATACAATTGCAACATGTTAGAGCTGCCCCTGATTCCTTACTTCTTTTTCTGCcgcgatcaaagacagatcaggagggtaagggaacctggatccccgttcaccctcaggtgaacagcgcatgctgcccggttaactgcgttaatctttacctggctcaaaggccgcctggcccggggcaattcctggtccatgcggacggcagatccctttccaaatttcagttcggtagggtcctaaaattggcggcagtccaggcggggctggacgctagcagacttgccccgcactcttttcgcataggggccgcgactaacgctgcgcaagcgggctcctcgtgcgaggacataaaacgtattgggcgttggcggtccaattgtttcagaacctatgtccgtccaattgtttaa
- the LOC128654652 gene encoding uncharacterized protein LOC128654652 isoform X2: protein MLGIQGVQPLDQGIHSPIAATQGAHAHSLNHAQSISQACHNPIVDQQGVNAQTSANGQSVSQGFHTPLHIAHPPLATDNPDTSIGQSARQILSLLQGAIGSQSAAKTRTNTATVMSGADAEVPSSITAGAAATTSTAQQGSSGLALQNQPAGQPVSSMGQGPPAISHGTTPGVKRIWIVGHSFVHWASLRCASLPFGQSLGLPTNKASVRWLGDRGMCWPQLAGTISEALVRWGKPHIIILHLGGNDVGAIPVLQLIKVMQADIGWLRVRIPGVMIGWSHIIPRLHWRHMSAHTAAYRVRKKINASVAKTVTGSGGFVVRHEAISADRTELYRRDKVHLSDVGLDLFIGDIQRALLPLL from the exons ATGTTAGGCATACAAGGAGTACAACCCCTTGATCAGGGTATCCACTCCCCCATTGCAGCCACGCAgggcgctcatgcacactcattaaaccatgcacaatcaataagccaggcatgccataaccctattgtagaccagcagggtgtgaatgctcagacatctgcgaatggacagtcagtgagtcagggatttcatacaccacttcatatagctcatccaccccttgctactgataatccagacacatccattgggcaaagtgctcgccaaattctttctcttttgcagggggcaattggatcacaaagtgcagcaaaaacacggaccaacactgccacagtcatgagtgGGGCGGATGCAGAAGTTCCAAgcagcattacagcaggagcagcagccaccacttccactgcacagcaagggtcttcaggactcgccctccaaaaccagccagcaggccagcccgtttccagcatgggtcagggacctcctgccattagtcacg gcactacccccggggtgaagcgaatctggattgtgggccactcctttgtccactgggcctccctacgctgtgcgtccctcccatttggccaatccctaggtctccctaccaacaaggcatccgttaggtggttgggtgatagggggatgtgctggccccaattagcaggaaccatatccgaggccctggtacgctgggggaagcctcacattattattcttcacctagggggtaacgatgtgggggccataccagttttacagttgattaaggttatgcaggcagacattgggtggctaagagtacgcatcccgggggtcatgatagggtggtcccatataataccccgtctccactggaggcatatgtcggcccatacggcggcataccgggttaggaagaagatcaatgcgtctgtagcgaaaaccgtcactgggtcaggtggcttcgtggtacggcacgaagccatttcggctgatagaaccgagctatatagaagggataaagttcacctttctgatgtggggctggatttattcataggggacattcagagagctctgttacccctcctgtaa
- the LOC128654652 gene encoding uncharacterized protein LOC128654652 isoform X3, with protein sequence MLGIQGVQPLDQGIHSPIAATQGAHAHSLNHAQSISQACHNPIVDQQGVNAQTSANGQSVSQGFHTPLHIAHPPLATDNPDTSIGQSARQILSLLQGAIGSQSAAKTRTNTATVMSGADAEVPSSITAGAAATTSTAQQGSSGLALQNQPAGQPVSSMGQGPPAISHARPSWIALLPLVRSSLAPSTWHAYARMWSEWDDFCASRGADAAQGSRDNLHDWLALPPG encoded by the exons ATGTTAGGCATACAAGGAGTACAACCCCTTGATCAGGGTATCCACTCCCCCATTGCAGCCACGCAgggcgctcatgcacactcattaaaccatgcacaatcaataagccaggcatgccataaccctattgtagaccagcagggtgtgaatgctcagacatctgcgaatggacagtcagtgagtcagggatttcatacaccacttcatatagctcatccaccccttgctactgataatccagacacatccattgggcaaagtgctcgccaaattctttctcttttgcagggggcaattggatcacaaagtgcagcaaaaacacggaccaacactgccacagtcatgagtgGGGCGGATGCAGAAGTTCCAAgcagcattacagcaggagcagcagccaccacttccactgcacagcaagggtcttcaggactcgccctccaaaaccagccagcaggccagcccgtttccagcatgggtcagggacctcctgccattagtcacg ctcgtccttcctggatagccttactgccgttggtccgctcctccttagcaccatccacttggcacgcctatgcccgcatgtggtctgaatgggacgatttctgtgcgtccaggggagccgacgctgctcaggggtctagggacaacttacatgattggctg gcactacccccggggtga
- the LOC128667032 gene encoding olfactory receptor-like protein OLF4: MAFHILAFATQTQKQPFLFSVFFIIYMAGIIGNLTIILLVSIDTNLHTPMYIFLGNLSFIDICFTTVSLPKLMDILITGYNSISFIQCLTQTYFTVFFSSTEVVLLSFMAYDRYLAICNPLSYHVLMNNKKCVMISLALWTTGCVNSFLLTGFASKLSFCKSTSLWQFYCDIKDLTSISCDNTVLNNIISVETVLFVMSPFLLSLTSYIKIIISILNMKSVNSKKKAFSTCTSHLTVLLIYYGTIVCVYMGSASEQAGEMDQVFSVLYTAVTPMLNPLIYSLRNRDVKKALINILPINCK; this comes from the coding sequence ATGGCGTTCCATATACTAGCGTTTGCCACACAGACACAGAAGCAACCTTTTCTTTTCAGTgttttcttcattatatacatggcTGGAATTATAGGAAATCTAACCATAATTCTACTGGTTTCTATAGATACTAATTTACATACGCCCATGTATATTTTTCTAGGAAATTTATCCTTCATTGACATTTGTTTTACTACTGTGTCTCTTCCGAAGTTGATGGATATTTTAATAACTGGATATAACTCAATATCCTTCATACAGTGTCTAACACAGACATACTTTACTGTTTTCTTTTCAAGCACTGAGGTTGTCCTGTTGTCCTTCATGGCTTATGATCGTTACCTTGCTATCTGTAACCCATTAAGTTATCATGTTTTGATGAATAACAAAAAATGTGTAATGATTTCTTTAGCCCTTTGGACAACTGGATGTGTGAATTCATTTCTTCTTACTGGTTTTGCTTCCAAGTTGTCATTTTGTAAGTCAACAAGTCTTTGGCAGTTCTATTGTGATATCAAAGATTTAACAAgcatttcatgtgacaacacagtaTTAAACAATATAATCTCTGTAGAAACAGTTCTATTTGTAATGTCTCCATTCTTGTTGAGTTTAACTTCTTATATCAAAATAATTATTAGTATCCTGAATATGAAGTCagtgaatagtaaaaaaaaagctTTCTCCACTTGTACGTCCCACCTCACAGTCCTACTAATTTACTATGGGactattgtgtgtgtatacatgggaTCAGCTTCAGAACAAGCAGGGGAAATGGACCAGGTATTCTCTGTATTGTACACAGCAGTGACTCCCATGTTAAACCCTTTAATATACAGTCTAAGGAACAGAGATGTAAAGAAAGCATTGATCAATATTTTGCCTATTAATTGCAAATAG